The proteins below are encoded in one region of Maribacter aestuarii:
- a CDS encoding phosphotransferase produces MIYFDALSPIPALEEYLLSEKWLRADERISKISTAGEGNMNVVLRIVTNLRSFILKQSRPFVQKYQQIAAPLERIAVEKRFYEAVQGADAKSRLPKILGYDAENYTLLLEDLGNCEDLSSIYASRNISEKLVEKLSTILMAIHKSTPRKSFPDNMEMRKLNHQHIFVLPFLVDNGFSLDDVQEGLQALSLPYKKDTALKKIISEIGNIYLENGTTLLHGDYYPGSWMTEKDNLYIIDPEFAFVGFPEFDLGVMAGHLIMATDNQNTIGLMLHHYVNAVDESLVAKMAGIEIMRRIIGLAQLPMQRTLEEKENLMKLAYKMIKQ; encoded by the coding sequence TTGATTTATTTTGATGCCCTAAGTCCCATTCCAGCGCTCGAAGAATATTTGTTGAGCGAAAAGTGGTTACGTGCAGATGAACGCATTTCTAAAATAAGTACTGCTGGGGAAGGAAATATGAACGTTGTGTTGCGTATAGTTACCAATCTACGCTCTTTTATTCTTAAACAATCCAGACCTTTTGTCCAAAAATATCAACAAATAGCCGCTCCTCTCGAACGTATTGCCGTAGAAAAACGATTCTATGAGGCAGTGCAGGGCGCAGATGCGAAGTCGCGCCTGCCAAAAATTCTTGGCTATGACGCCGAGAATTATACCTTATTATTGGAGGATTTGGGAAACTGTGAGGACTTGAGTAGTATCTACGCTTCAAGAAATATATCAGAGAAATTAGTGGAGAAACTGTCTACTATTTTAATGGCTATTCATAAATCGACGCCAAGAAAAAGCTTCCCAGACAATATGGAAATGCGCAAGTTAAACCATCAACATATTTTTGTACTTCCATTTTTAGTTGATAATGGATTTTCCCTGGACGATGTTCAAGAAGGTTTGCAAGCACTTTCACTGCCCTATAAAAAGGACACTGCTTTAAAAAAAATCATCTCCGAAATAGGGAATATCTACCTAGAAAACGGTACGACACTTTTACATGGCGACTACTATCCAGGTAGTTGGATGACCGAAAAAGATAACCTGTATATTATTGACCCGGAATTTGCCTTTGTGGGATTTCCAGAATTTGATCTTGGGGTAATGGCAGGTCATTTAATCATGGCCACTGACAATCAGAATACTATTGGTTTGATGCTCCACCATTATGTGAATGCAGTTGATGAAAGCCTTGTTGCAAAAATGGCGGGCATCGAAATAATGCGGAGGATAATTGGATTGGCCCAACTGCCTATGCAACGTACGTTGGAAGAAAAAGAAAATCTTATGAAGCTAGCCTACAAAATGATCAAGCAATGA
- a CDS encoding ADP-ribosylglycohydrolase family protein — translation MKKILVLLLLGLLFFTCKTEKPEIELPSPTKTKYANDTLVLNSEVYYDKVLGALVGSAIGDAMGASTEMWHRKSIQLKYGYIKGLTPAVREQSPEGTWDHNLMAGATTDDTRWKYLMVKYLETYPNELSAANFATFITTYYEQLTQDLAQENILKNTDFLDDQIEKIDWIKEWARVALAYQTDRDTYQEAQHRFYGGEMSCAGQLYTPMFGLVAENPSEAYEIAYNHALFDIGYAKDISALVSAMTHMALRTTDMDSILNTTTFVDPKGYQDSRLVGRIAYAIVDGAQKNIANIRELVLIDSLIAKDSIILKVPLGFEGSKKDWVRQEMVYQLLEKDERSIAFHSAEIWQILVSGLEFGEGDFLRTIQFIVNYGRDNDTVAAVAGMIMGAKDGFSNLPKEIREEVLRVNKENFGIDLEALAVELTAHGVNPKYD, via the coding sequence ATGAAAAAAATACTTGTATTACTTCTACTAGGATTGTTGTTCTTTACTTGTAAGACTGAAAAGCCCGAAATAGAACTGCCGTCTCCCACGAAAACAAAATACGCGAACGACACGCTGGTTCTGAATAGTGAAGTCTACTACGATAAAGTACTTGGAGCACTTGTAGGGTCTGCAATTGGTGATGCTATGGGTGCCTCAACAGAAATGTGGCACCGTAAAAGCATTCAGCTTAAATATGGATACATAAAAGGATTGACACCTGCCGTGCGTGAACAATCCCCAGAAGGGACCTGGGACCATAACCTTATGGCCGGCGCAACAACGGACGACACGCGATGGAAGTATTTGATGGTGAAATACCTGGAAACCTATCCAAATGAATTGAGTGCCGCTAATTTTGCAACGTTCATCACAACGTATTACGAACAACTAACACAAGATCTCGCCCAAGAAAATATCTTAAAAAACACAGATTTCTTAGACGACCAAATTGAGAAAATAGACTGGATAAAGGAATGGGCAAGGGTAGCATTGGCTTATCAAACAGACAGGGACACTTACCAAGAAGCGCAGCATCGGTTTTATGGGGGAGAAATGTCCTGTGCCGGTCAGCTGTACACCCCAATGTTTGGATTGGTCGCTGAAAATCCGTCTGAGGCTTACGAAATTGCCTACAATCATGCACTTTTTGATATAGGTTATGCCAAGGATATTTCTGCGCTCGTATCCGCAATGACGCACATGGCCTTACGAACAACGGATATGGACTCCATCCTAAATACTACCACCTTTGTGGACCCAAAAGGCTACCAGGACAGCAGGTTGGTGGGGCGAATAGCGTATGCCATTGTGGACGGTGCTCAAAAGAACATTGCTAACATCAGGGAACTCGTTTTAATAGATTCTTTGATCGCCAAGGATAGCATCATCTTAAAAGTGCCTTTAGGTTTTGAAGGTTCTAAAAAGGACTGGGTACGACAAGAAATGGTGTATCAATTGCTCGAAAAAGACGAACGTTCCATTGCATTTCACTCCGCTGAAATATGGCAAATTTTAGTGTCCGGATTAGAATTTGGAGAAGGTGATTTTCTTAGAACAATACAGTTCATTGTAAACTATGGCAGGGACAATGATACCGTTGCCGCAGTTGCCGGTATGATTATGGGAGCTAAGGACGGATTCAGTAATCTTCCAAAAGAAATAAGGGAGGAAGTCCTGCGGGTGAACAAAGAAAATTTTGGAATTGACCTAGAAGCATTAGCCGTAGAGCTTACAGCACACGGTGTTAATCCCAAATACGATTGA
- a CDS encoding glycoside hydrolase family 32 protein, whose amino-acid sequence MKVIFYHILIFAIVATTFSCKNQDKQVEVTEDTMKNDSYNEPYRPQFHFSPKEKWMNDPNGLVYYKDTYHLFYQYYPDSTVWGPMHWGHATSKDMIHWEHKPIALFPDEHGLIFSGSAVIDIENTSGFGTLENPPMVAIFTYHLMEGEQAGRTDFQTQGIAYSLDNGNSWTKFEGNPVIKNPGIKDFRDPKVFWNDQLQLWTMLLVAGNHMQIWNSSDLKQWEQVSEFGKEEGAHGGVWECPDMFSIKVDGTDEEKWVLLISINPGAPNGGSGTQYFIGDFDGKTFTTDQDSTRWLDLGRDNYAGVTYNNVPNGDRIFIGWMSNWDYARDTPTSTWRSAMTIPRKLSLKKVDEVYELLNYPVESVNEIISSSNNAQDLMIKSDEAMDVKLQHGNTSEIQFMTSARTLLLNLKNTVGDSLSFGMDGKNNEFIFDRRKSGKTDLKDNFAQGVQKMPLSNLPDGEIDVRILLDHSSIEIFINGGQYVMTNQIFPNEFYDTLEITNPTDKPLEISDFMESKVNRIWD is encoded by the coding sequence ATGAAAGTTATATTTTATCACATTCTAATCTTTGCGATAGTTGCGACAACTTTTTCATGTAAGAATCAAGATAAACAAGTAGAGGTAACAGAAGATACAATGAAAAACGATTCTTACAATGAACCGTATAGACCTCAATTTCATTTTTCTCCCAAAGAAAAGTGGATGAACGACCCAAATGGATTGGTTTATTACAAAGATACATACCATCTGTTCTATCAATATTACCCAGACAGTACGGTATGGGGGCCTATGCACTGGGGTCATGCCACTAGCAAGGATATGATTCACTGGGAGCATAAACCCATTGCTCTTTTTCCAGATGAGCATGGACTAATATTCTCGGGGAGTGCGGTAATCGACATCGAAAACACTTCAGGATTTGGCACATTGGAAAACCCGCCCATGGTGGCCATTTTTACGTATCATCTTATGGAAGGCGAGCAAGCGGGTAGGACCGATTTTCAGACCCAAGGAATTGCCTACAGTTTGGACAATGGGAATAGTTGGACCAAGTTTGAGGGGAATCCTGTAATTAAAAATCCAGGGATTAAAGATTTCAGGGATCCAAAGGTTTTCTGGAACGACCAATTACAGTTGTGGACCATGCTATTGGTGGCCGGAAATCATATGCAGATTTGGAATTCATCGGATTTGAAACAGTGGGAACAGGTAAGCGAATTTGGTAAAGAAGAAGGTGCTCATGGTGGAGTTTGGGAATGCCCGGACATGTTTTCTATAAAGGTAGATGGGACCGATGAAGAAAAGTGGGTGCTATTGATCAGTATCAACCCTGGTGCTCCAAACGGTGGTAGTGGCACCCAATATTTCATTGGTGACTTTGATGGTAAAACATTTACAACGGACCAAGATTCAACCCGATGGTTGGATTTGGGCAGGGATAATTATGCCGGGGTAACCTATAATAATGTGCCTAACGGTGATCGCATCTTTATTGGCTGGATGAGTAATTGGGACTATGCTCGGGACACACCCACATCTACGTGGCGTAGTGCTATGACCATACCAAGAAAATTGAGCTTAAAAAAGGTTGATGAGGTATATGAGCTTCTCAACTATCCCGTAGAAAGTGTCAACGAAATTATTTCCTCTAGTAATAACGCACAAGACTTAATGATTAAATCAGATGAGGCTATGGATGTGAAGTTGCAACATGGCAACACTTCCGAAATTCAGTTCATGACCAGTGCCCGTACTCTGCTGCTTAACCTAAAGAATACTGTGGGCGATAGTCTTTCTTTTGGTATGGACGGCAAGAATAATGAGTTTATTTTTGATAGGAGAAAATCTGGCAAAACAGATTTAAAGGATAACTTTGCACAGGGAGTACAGAAAATGCCGCTCTCAAATTTGCCCGATGGTGAAATCGATGTTCGCATCCTCTTGGACCATTCCTCAATTGAAATTTTCATAAATGGAGGTCAATATGTGATGACGAACCAGATTTTTCCAAACGAGTTTTATGATACGTTAGAAATTACTAACCCGACGGATAAGCCATTGGAAATTAGTGATTTTATGGAAAGTAAAGTCAATCGTATTTGGGATTAA
- a CDS encoding rhodanese-like domain-containing protein, translating into MDKTLKRFNKESVPYVSVAQLKPESVILLDTRKKEEYDVSHLKEAIWIGHKEFEENVVLEKVPNKKDSIVVYCSIGVRSENIGEKLIEMGYQNVQNLYGGIFEWKNNGGKVYNLKGKETDSVHAFSKHWGKLLRQGEKVYDIPNP; encoded by the coding sequence ATGGATAAAACCCTAAAAAGGTTCAATAAGGAGTCCGTTCCTTATGTATCCGTAGCACAGCTGAAACCCGAGTCGGTCATTCTTTTAGATACCCGTAAAAAGGAAGAATATGATGTAAGCCACTTAAAAGAGGCCATTTGGATAGGGCATAAAGAGTTTGAAGAAAACGTTGTTCTGGAGAAGGTTCCCAATAAAAAGGATTCCATTGTGGTATACTGCTCTATTGGTGTACGTTCTGAGAACATAGGGGAAAAGTTAATAGAAATGGGCTACCAAAATGTTCAAAACCTATATGGAGGGATTTTTGAATGGAAAAATAATGGCGGAAAAGTTTATAATCTAAAGGGAAAAGAAACCGATAGCGTCCATGCTTTTAGCAAACATTGGGGAAAGCTTTTACGACAGGGAGAAAAAGTCTACGATATACCGAACCCTTAA
- a CDS encoding TIGR04282 family arsenosugar biosynthesis glycosyltransferase, with the protein MLQTKRNVRDEKTIDFHLANSKNLLLIFTRNPELGKCKTRLAAKVGDEAALDIYKFLLNHTVEITEDLYVKKCVYYSEEIWQDDIWDNTIYDKKVQVGTDLGERMANAFTQGFAAGFERIIVIGSDMYDLDQSDLQESFTALENNDYVIGPAVDGGYYLLGMKKYKQELFSNKQWGKDTVLEATMTDLSDEKVAVLAEKNDIDHYEDIKDIRVFAPFLKHM; encoded by the coding sequence ATACTACAAACTAAAAGAAATGTCCGGGACGAGAAAACAATCGATTTCCATTTGGCAAATTCCAAAAACCTTTTACTGATCTTCACTAGAAATCCGGAGCTGGGTAAGTGTAAAACTCGGTTAGCCGCCAAAGTCGGAGACGAAGCTGCACTGGATATTTATAAGTTTCTACTTAACCATACGGTTGAAATTACCGAAGATTTATATGTAAAGAAATGTGTCTATTATTCCGAGGAAATCTGGCAAGATGACATATGGGACAACACCATTTATGATAAAAAGGTACAGGTCGGGACAGATTTAGGGGAACGAATGGCAAATGCTTTCACTCAGGGTTTTGCTGCGGGATTTGAAAGAATTATCGTTATTGGAAGCGACATGTATGACTTGGACCAATCAGATTTACAGGAGTCTTTTACGGCTTTGGAGAATAATGACTACGTCATAGGCCCTGCGGTGGATGGTGGGTATTATCTTTTGGGAATGAAAAAATATAAACAGGAACTCTTCTCCAATAAGCAGTGGGGAAAAGACACCGTTCTGGAGGCAACGATGACCGATTTAAGTGATGAAAAAGTAGCGGTTCTTGCAGAGAAAAACGATATAGACCATTATGAGGACATTAAAGATATTAGGGTATTTGCCCCGTTTTTAAAACACATGTGA
- a CDS encoding purine-nucleoside phosphorylase, translated as MTKKQLNESVAHLINKGFDKPEIGIVLGTGLGKLVDEISDPIEAHYNHIPFFPLATVEFHTGKLVFGTIEERKVVVMQGRFHLYEGYDFLDITYPIRVMHMLGIKQLFISNAAGAINLDFKKGDIMLIEDHINLQGGSPLAFKNVSEFGERFTDMSEPYNLDMRKKLEKIALDQNISLQKGVYASVVGPQLETKAEYRMLKILGADAVGMSTVPEVIVANHLGLPIVAVSVLTDECDPDNLKPVEIAEIIAIAEDTEPKMVRLFRELIKLL; from the coding sequence ATGACAAAAAAACAATTGAACGAATCCGTTGCGCATTTAATAAACAAAGGATTTGATAAACCCGAAATTGGAATTGTACTTGGTACGGGATTAGGAAAATTGGTGGATGAGATTAGCGACCCGATCGAGGCACACTACAATCATATTCCATTCTTTCCTCTGGCAACGGTAGAATTTCATACCGGAAAACTGGTTTTCGGAACTATCGAGGAGAGAAAAGTAGTGGTTATGCAAGGTAGGTTCCATTTGTATGAAGGTTATGATTTTCTAGATATCACCTACCCGATTAGAGTTATGCACATGTTGGGCATTAAACAACTATTTATTTCCAATGCAGCAGGGGCGATTAATCTGGATTTTAAAAAGGGAGATATTATGCTGATTGAAGATCACATTAATCTGCAAGGTGGTTCACCTTTGGCGTTCAAAAATGTCTCCGAATTTGGGGAGCGTTTTACCGATATGTCCGAACCTTATAACTTGGACATGCGTAAAAAACTAGAAAAAATAGCTTTGGATCAAAATATTTCACTTCAGAAAGGTGTGTACGCATCCGTTGTAGGACCCCAACTGGAAACCAAAGCGGAATATAGGATGTTGAAAATTTTAGGAGCTGATGCCGTAGGCATGAGTACCGTGCCTGAGGTAATCGTTGCCAATCATCTAGGCTTACCTATCGTTGCCGTATCAGTACTTACAGATGAATGTGATCCGGATAATTTAAAACCGGTAGAGATTGCCGAAATCATAGCCATTGCCGAAGATACCGAGCCGAAAATGGTAAGATTGTTTCGCGAATTGATAAAGCTGTTGTAA
- a CDS encoding TIGR04283 family arsenosugar biosynthesis glycosyltransferase, protein MIRDNPVISIIIPVLNEENYIKKVLQRIAENSSTSRIIEILVIDGGSSDNTILEASKLGARVVSAKRGRATQMNLGATLATGDILYFLHVDTLPPEHFDRDILRAYADGFHVGCFRMRFDSNHPILRFFAWCTKINTQICRGGDQSLFITKQLFKKAGGFDEAYTIYEDNEFVRRIYKLAQFKILPNTVKTSARRYRKKGIMTLQCHFGMIHLKYYMGAQPEELYEYYRKYILV, encoded by the coding sequence ATGATCAGAGACAATCCTGTAATTAGTATCATTATCCCCGTTCTTAACGAGGAAAACTATATTAAAAAAGTATTACAGCGTATCGCCGAAAATTCCTCAACAAGCAGGATTATAGAAATTTTGGTGATTGATGGGGGCAGCTCGGACAACACCATACTGGAGGCATCCAAACTTGGCGCAAGGGTTGTTTCTGCTAAGAGGGGAAGAGCAACCCAAATGAATTTAGGAGCAACTTTAGCAACCGGAGACATTCTGTACTTCTTACATGTAGACACTTTACCTCCCGAACATTTTGATAGGGATATTCTAAGAGCCTACGCCGACGGATTTCATGTGGGCTGTTTCAGAATGCGGTTTGATTCTAACCACCCTATTCTCCGTTTTTTTGCATGGTGTACTAAGATAAATACGCAAATATGCCGTGGCGGGGACCAGTCGTTATTCATTACGAAGCAACTGTTTAAAAAGGCTGGTGGTTTTGATGAGGCCTACACCATATATGAGGACAATGAATTTGTAAGAAGAATCTATAAACTAGCGCAGTTCAAGATTTTGCCGAATACTGTTAAAACCTCAGCAAGAAGATACCGTAAAAAAGGAATAATGACCCTGCAATGTCATTTTGGAATGATTCATCTCAAATATTATATGGGAGCCCAGCCCGAGGAATTGTATGAATATTACCGGAAATATATCCTAGTTTAA
- a CDS encoding N-acetylmuramoyl-L-alanine amidase family protein: MGKSVFIILVFLCAKGLLAQDSLLTVTAEKGDGVLSLLRKQGVNPYDYYDAFLDLNTNNLRDSVHLYEGRQYLVPKIILDTVPVVDSLQKIAEEVKEIEGDVFEIFGKKHEMVLSKSERLIGNIYYLVSGHGGPDPGAMANYAGKSIAEDEYAYDITLRLAKELLSHGATVYIIIQDENDGIRDERILEIDRDEVAYPNKVIPLNQVARLKQRVEIVNDLYQKNRGKYQRLIVTHVDSRSKGENIDVFFYHHAKSRNGKKLAESIHKTFKEKYKKYQPNRTYSGTFLDRTSLYLVKKTHPAMTFIEIGNIKNKKDQRRILDPDNRQALAKWISEGVLLDFEGE; this comes from the coding sequence ATGGGAAAGTCCGTTTTTATAATCCTCGTGTTTTTATGCGCCAAAGGTCTTTTGGCGCAAGACAGTCTACTCACTGTTACTGCTGAAAAAGGTGACGGGGTATTATCCTTACTTAGAAAACAGGGCGTGAACCCATACGACTATTACGACGCATTCCTTGATTTAAATACGAACAACCTTAGGGATAGCGTACACTTGTACGAAGGGCGACAATACCTAGTGCCAAAAATTATTTTGGATACGGTTCCTGTTGTGGACTCGCTTCAAAAAATAGCTGAAGAAGTAAAGGAAATTGAAGGTGATGTTTTTGAGATATTCGGTAAAAAGCACGAGATGGTCCTTTCAAAAAGTGAAAGACTAATAGGGAACATCTATTATCTCGTTTCCGGTCATGGCGGACCCGATCCGGGCGCTATGGCAAACTATGCAGGCAAATCCATTGCGGAAGATGAATATGCTTACGATATTACCCTGCGGTTGGCCAAGGAGCTGTTGTCCCACGGAGCTACCGTTTATATAATTATACAGGATGAGAATGATGGCATACGGGACGAGCGTATTTTGGAAATAGATCGTGATGAGGTTGCTTATCCGAATAAAGTCATACCATTAAATCAAGTTGCTCGGTTAAAACAACGGGTGGAGATTGTGAACGATCTCTATCAAAAAAATAGGGGTAAATACCAACGTTTAATCGTAACACATGTGGACAGTAGGAGTAAAGGGGAAAATATTGATGTTTTTTTCTATCACCACGCGAAGAGCAGGAACGGAAAAAAACTGGCTGAAAGCATTCATAAGACCTTCAAAGAAAAATACAAGAAATACCAACCCAATAGGACCTACTCCGGAACCTTTCTAGATCGGACTTCCCTTTATTTAGTAAAGAAAACCCATCCGGCTATGACCTTTATTGAAATAGGAAACATCAAGAATAAGAAAGATCAAAGAAGAATCCTGGACCCCGATAACAGACAAGCCTTGGCCAAATGGATTTCTGAAGGCGTATTGTTGGATTTTGAAGGAGAATAA